A genome region from bacterium includes the following:
- a CDS encoding GIY-YIG nuclease family protein translates to MNDRKDLIRAYKETVQPAGIYVVRNTVDGRILLGASRNLPAGLNSQRAQLRFGGHRNHALQADWNRLGEDAFTIEFLEELKPAEGSREVRQEDLEALLALLIADLRPWDERGYHAPPREGA, encoded by the coding sequence ATGAACGACCGCAAGGACCTGATCCGCGCCTACAAGGAGACCGTGCAGCCCGCCGGCATCTACGTCGTGCGCAACACCGTCGACGGCAGGATCCTGCTCGGCGCCAGCCGCAACCTGCCGGCCGGCCTCAACAGCCAGCGCGCCCAGCTGCGCTTCGGCGGCCACCGCAACCACGCCCTGCAGGCCGACTGGAACCGACTCGGCGAGGACGCCTTCACCATCGAATTCCTCGAAGAGCTGAAGCCCGCGGAAGGCAGTCGCGAGGTCCGCCAGGAAGACCTCGAAGCCCTGCTCGCCCTGCTGATCGCCGACCTGCGTCCCTGGGACGAGCGCGGCTACCACGCCCCGCCGCGCGAAGGGGCTTGA
- a CDS encoding prolyl oligopeptidase family serine peptidase, with amino-acid sequence MPLDYPVAAKVEVVDDYHGTPVADPYRWLEDVDSEQTRAWVAAQNELTYGYLAKLPARERIKQRLTELWDYPKYGAPFKEGGRYFFSKNSGLQNQSVYYVQESLDAEPRVLLDPNTLSEDGTVALAGMSIARDGKKMAWATSVSGSDWQTWYVRDIDTGQDLTDKVEWSKFSGASWDEKGEGFFYSRYDEPKAGEDLTGANFFQKLYYHKLGTPQSQDVLVYERPDHQDWGFGGDVTESGDYLIITVWRGTSPQNLLFYKDLRDPASKIVELLGEFEAEYSFVEHDDGVFYLTTDLDAPRKRLVAVDIANPAKDAWFELIPQKDITLEGVGMINGDEFVAEYMKDAHSVVYRFDHHGSPLGEVELPGIGSAGGFGGHRADTESFYTFTSFLYPPTIFKYDFGTGVSTVFREPEIDVDLSAYATEQVFYASKDGTKIPMFLVHRKDLELDGKNPTLLYGYGGFNASMTPYFSISRLQWVEMGGVFAMANLRGGGEYGEDWHQGGMLKNKQNVFDDFIAAAEWLIDGKYTSPAHLACQGGSNGGTLVGAVINQRPELFAAALPAVGVMDMLRFHKFTIGWAWTSDYGSSEDPEMFPVLRAYSPYHNLKDGTCYPATLITTADHDDRVVPGHSFKYAARIQEAQGCDKPVLIRIETKAGHGGGKPTAKIIEEVADEWAFLAHHLGM; translated from the coding sequence CCGGCCCGCGAGCGGATCAAGCAGCGCCTGACCGAGCTCTGGGACTACCCGAAGTACGGCGCCCCGTTCAAGGAGGGCGGCCGCTACTTCTTCTCGAAGAACAGCGGCCTGCAGAACCAGTCCGTCTATTACGTCCAGGAGAGCCTCGACGCCGAGCCGCGCGTGCTGCTGGACCCGAACACCCTGAGCGAGGACGGCACCGTCGCGCTGGCCGGGATGAGCATCGCCCGCGACGGCAAGAAGATGGCCTGGGCCACCAGCGTCAGCGGTTCGGACTGGCAGACCTGGTACGTGCGCGACATCGACACCGGCCAGGACCTCACCGACAAGGTCGAGTGGAGCAAGTTCTCCGGCGCTAGCTGGGACGAGAAGGGCGAGGGCTTCTTCTACAGCCGCTACGACGAGCCCAAGGCGGGCGAGGACCTCACCGGCGCCAACTTCTTCCAGAAGCTGTACTACCACAAGCTGGGCACGCCGCAGTCGCAGGACGTCCTGGTCTACGAGCGCCCCGACCACCAGGACTGGGGTTTCGGCGGGGACGTGACCGAGAGCGGCGACTACCTGATCATCACGGTCTGGCGGGGCACCTCGCCGCAGAACCTGCTCTTCTACAAGGACCTGCGCGACCCCGCATCGAAGATCGTGGAGCTGCTCGGCGAATTCGAGGCTGAGTACAGCTTCGTCGAGCACGACGACGGCGTGTTCTACCTGACGACCGACCTCGACGCCCCGCGCAAGCGGCTGGTCGCGGTCGACATCGCCAACCCGGCCAAGGACGCCTGGTTCGAGCTGATCCCCCAGAAGGACATCACCCTGGAGGGCGTGGGCATGATCAACGGCGACGAGTTCGTCGCCGAGTACATGAAGGACGCCCACAGCGTCGTCTACCGCTTCGACCACCACGGCAGCCCGCTGGGCGAGGTGGAGCTGCCCGGCATCGGCAGCGCCGGCGGCTTCGGCGGCCACCGCGCGGACACCGAGAGCTTCTACACCTTCACGTCGTTCCTCTACCCGCCGACCATCTTCAAGTACGACTTCGGGACCGGCGTCAGCACCGTGTTCCGCGAGCCGGAGATCGACGTGGACCTGAGCGCCTACGCCACCGAACAGGTCTTCTACGCCAGCAAGGACGGCACGAAGATCCCGATGTTCCTGGTCCATCGCAAGGACCTCGAGCTCGACGGCAAGAACCCCACGCTGCTGTACGGCTACGGCGGCTTCAACGCCTCGATGACGCCCTACTTCTCGATCTCGCGCCTGCAGTGGGTCGAGATGGGCGGCGTCTTCGCGATGGCCAACCTGCGCGGCGGCGGCGAGTACGGCGAGGACTGGCACCAGGGCGGCATGCTCAAGAACAAGCAGAACGTCTTCGACGACTTCATCGCGGCGGCGGAGTGGCTGATCGACGGGAAGTACACCTCCCCCGCCCACCTGGCCTGCCAGGGCGGCAGCAACGGCGGCACGCTGGTCGGCGCGGTGATCAACCAGCGGCCCGAGCTGTTCGCGGCGGCGCTGCCCGCGGTCGGGGTCATGGACATGCTGCGCTTCCACAAGTTCACCATCGGCTGGGCCTGGACCAGCGACTACGGCAGCAGCGAGGACCCCGAGATGTTCCCCGTGCTGCGCGCGTACTCGCCCTACCACAACCTGAAGGACGGGACCTGCTACCCGGCCACCCTGATCACCACCGCCGACCACGACGACCGCGTCGTGCCGGGCCACAGCTTCAAGTACGCCGCGCGCATCCAGGAAGCGCAGGGCTGCGACAAGCCGGTGCTGATCCGCATCGAGACCAAGGCGGGGCACGGGGGCGGGAAGCCGACGGCGAAGATCATCGAGGAGGTCGCGGACGAGTGGGCGTTTTTAGCGCACCATCTCGGGATGTAG